One Candidatus Desulfatibia profunda genomic window, GGGCCATTTGTCTTGCCTTGGCAGCACCGGACACACCCATTTATTTTAATTATTTTTCACCCGTTGATCCGGATGCTGAGAAGGCCGCCGCAGATGAAACCGAAAGGCTGGTAGCCGCTGCGCAAGGCACGGCCATCGGCAGAAGTGTCAATGTCGCCGTAGAAAAAGAGGTTGCAGACTTTTTCGAAGAAGTTCTCGACGCCACCGGGCGCATTGATGTTCTGGTAAACAATGCCGGTATTACCAAAGACGGACTTTTGGTTCGTCTGAGCGAAAACGACTGGGATGTTGTATTGGATATAAACTTAAAGGGTGCTTTTAGATGCACGAAGATTGCCGCCAAGGCAATGATGAAGCAGCGTTATGGCCGCATTATCAACATATCGTCGGTTGTGGGTGTTACCGGCAATCCGGGTCAGGCCAATTATTCGGCTTCAAAGG contains:
- the fabG gene encoding 3-oxoacyl-[acyl-carrier-protein] reductase; its protein translation is MTQRNQHTVVVTGGSRGIGRAICLALAAPDTPIYFNYFSPVDPDAEKAAADETERLVAAAQGTAIGRSVNVAVEKEVADFFEEVLDATGRIDVLVNNAGITKDGLLVRLSENDWDVVLDINLKGAFRCTKIAAKAMMKQRYGRIINISSVVGVTGNPGQANYSASKAGLIGLTKTTAKELASRGITVNAVAPGFIETDMTASLPEKARNAMLDQVPLGRAGKPEDVAGVVAFLASEGAAYITGQVIHVSGGMYM